A single window of Butyricicoccus intestinisimiae DNA harbors:
- the aroA gene encoding 3-phosphoshikimate 1-carboxyvinyltransferase produces MSYPLTAAQSLRGDVTVPGDKSISHRAVMFGALADADTHITGFLMGEDCLSTISCFKKMGVSIDVSEKEVVVHGVGLHGLKAPDELLYTGNSGTTTRLLCGILAGQPFSSTVNGDASIQKRPMGRIMKPLREMGADISGKDGNLCPLTIHPAPLHGIHYTMPVASAQLKSAILLAGLFADSPTTVVEPAPSRDHTERMLRGLGAQVVSNGTEITLTPPKALHAVNVEVPGDISSAAYFLVAGLILPDSDIVIRNVGINPTRTGILDALEAMGANIERLNERGTVEPICDLRVRSSHLHGTPICGDMIPRLIDEIPVLAVAAAFAEGETVIRDAQELKVKESNRIATMTAELSKTGADVRETEDGMIIRGDKPLHGANFASYADHRVAMSMAVCALACEGDSSIDDPDCVAISYPTFFETLDALKQKGE; encoded by the coding sequence ATGAGTTATCCACTGACTGCCGCGCAGTCTCTGCGCGGTGACGTAACGGTTCCAGGCGACAAGTCCATCTCTCACCGCGCTGTCATGTTCGGCGCTCTGGCAGATGCCGACACGCATATTACCGGTTTCCTGATGGGAGAAGATTGTCTGTCTACCATTTCCTGTTTCAAGAAAATGGGTGTGTCCATCGACGTATCTGAAAAAGAAGTTGTTGTACACGGCGTAGGGCTGCACGGTCTCAAGGCGCCGGATGAACTGCTGTACACCGGCAATTCCGGCACAACCACCCGTTTGCTGTGCGGCATTCTCGCCGGTCAGCCGTTTTCTTCCACGGTAAACGGTGACGCTTCCATTCAAAAGCGCCCGATGGGACGTATCATGAAGCCGCTGCGCGAAATGGGCGCGGATATTTCCGGCAAAGACGGCAATCTCTGTCCGCTGACCATTCATCCTGCCCCACTGCACGGCATTCACTACACCATGCCGGTCGCATCGGCACAGCTGAAGTCTGCCATTCTGCTCGCGGGCTTGTTCGCGGACAGCCCGACAACGGTCGTTGAACCCGCTCCATCCCGCGATCACACCGAGCGCATGCTGCGCGGTCTTGGCGCACAAGTTGTTTCCAACGGAACGGAAATTACGCTGACGCCGCCGAAAGCACTGCATGCCGTCAATGTAGAAGTTCCGGGCGATATTTCGTCCGCCGCATATTTCTTGGTTGCCGGTTTAATTTTACCGGACAGTGACATTGTCATCCGCAATGTCGGCATCAATCCGACGCGAACCGGTATTCTTGACGCACTGGAGGCCATGGGCGCAAATATCGAGCGTCTCAACGAGCGCGGTACGGTAGAGCCGATTTGCGACCTGCGCGTTCGCTCCTCTCACCTGCACGGCACGCCCATCTGCGGCGATATGATTCCGCGTTTGATTGATGAGATTCCGGTTCTCGCTGTCGCCGCTGCGTTTGCAGAGGGCGAAACCGTCATTCGTGACGCGCAGGAGTTAAAAGTAAAAGAGTCCAACCGTATCGCAACCATGACCGCGGAGCTTTCCAAAACCGGCGCGGATGTCCGCGAGACCGAAGATGGTATGATTATCCGCGGCGACAAGCCTCTGCACGGCGCAAACTTTGCAAGCTATGCCGACCATCGCGTTGCCATGAGTATGGCAGTGTGTGCACTCGCCTGCGAGGGCGACTCCTCGATAGACGATCCGGATTGCGTTGCCATTTCCTATCCGACATTCTTTGAAACGCTGGACGCACTCAAGCAGAAAGGAGAATGA
- a CDS encoding bifunctional chorismate mutase/prephenate dehydratase — MRDLKDVRRDINAIDHEILKLFLKRMKCAEEVSDYKMEHGGQVLVPSRETELMNTMLQDIPDELKLEYSSLLRTTTRVSRKHQYARMLEAEPQRLQLDLHPRNNDPKTVYYGGLPASYADIAAKDLFPHAQRIPQNSWEDVFHAVLDGKADIGVVPVENSTAGTVNEVYDLLEQYGLYITHSHIKRIRHCIAACKGASFDTIKEVHSHPQALRQCQQYIKQHNLTPVEESNTAVAAHAIAQSGDLTRAAICSEAAARLYGLEILEDHVNDADFNQTRFIAVSRFLSTQEADTRVSLVLTLPHIVGSLYGALAVFADYGVNMTEIHSRPLRDMPWNYCFYIDFDGNLLRQDTRALIYQTMQECSYVRILGSYSVTQDSEVKA; from the coding sequence ATGCGAGATCTTAAAGATGTACGCCGCGACATCAACGCGATTGACCACGAAATTTTAAAGCTGTTCCTCAAGCGCATGAAATGCGCAGAGGAAGTTTCCGACTACAAAATGGAGCACGGCGGACAGGTTCTCGTTCCGTCCCGCGAGACCGAACTGATGAACACGATGCTGCAGGATATTCCGGACGAACTCAAGCTGGAGTACTCCTCCCTGCTGCGCACAACGACGCGCGTCAGCCGCAAGCATCAGTACGCACGTATGCTGGAAGCGGAACCGCAGCGTCTGCAATTGGATCTGCATCCGCGCAACAACGACCCGAAAACCGTATATTATGGCGGTCTGCCGGCGTCTTATGCAGACATTGCCGCCAAAGATTTATTTCCGCATGCGCAGCGCATCCCGCAAAACTCTTGGGAAGATGTATTCCATGCTGTTTTGGACGGAAAAGCAGATATCGGCGTCGTTCCGGTAGAAAATTCAACCGCTGGAACCGTCAATGAAGTCTATGACCTGCTGGAGCAGTATGGTCTGTATATCACGCATTCGCACATCAAGCGCATCCGTCACTGCATTGCCGCCTGCAAAGGCGCATCGTTTGACACGATCAAAGAGGTACACTCGCACCCGCAGGCATTGCGCCAGTGTCAGCAATACATCAAGCAACACAATTTGACGCCGGTAGAAGAAAGCAACACGGCGGTTGCCGCGCACGCCATCGCACAGAGCGGTGATTTGACTCGCGCTGCAATTTGCTCCGAAGCCGCAGCAAGGCTGTATGGTCTGGAAATTTTGGAAGATCACGTCAATGATGCAGATTTTAATCAGACACGATTTATTGCGGTCTCTCGTTTCCTGTCCACACAGGAAGCGGATACGCGCGTCAGTCTTGTGCTGACACTGCCGCACATTGTCGGCAGTCTGTACGGTGCGCTCGCCGTATTTGCAGATTACGGCGTCAACATGACGGAGATTCATTCGCGTCCGCTGCGCGACATGCCTTGGAATTATTGTTTTTATATTGATTTTGACGGCAATCTCCTGCGTCAGGATACCCGCGCACTGATTTATCAGACCATGCAGGAGTGTTCGTATGTTCGCATTCTGGGTTCTTACTCTGTAACGCAAGACAGTGAGGTGAAAGCATGA
- the aroC gene encoding chorismate synthase, translated as MGSVWGNAIKLSIFGESHGGGIGCVLDGFPAGVPYDEAFILAEMDRRAPGKNRQSTARREKDLPKVLSGVFEGKTSGAPISCVIENTDTRSKDYRNLIEQPRPGHADYTGRVRYQGCNDYRGGGHFSGRLTAPLVFAGAMCKLFLRSKGIEVGSHISAIGQIMDTPFDDVHVPTELLAKLRTQAYPVINPRAEEAMLVQIDQAREAQDSVGGIIECAVTGMPVGIGSPMLSPVEGRLSSILFSVPAVKGVEFGAGFSIAAMRGSEANDCMYLDGDTVKTETNNNGGILGGITNGMPIIVRAAIKPTPSISREQRTLHLIDQQVEPLVIKGRHDPCIVTRAAPVIEAAVAVAVTDLYLEAYGYARS; from the coding sequence ATGGGTTCTGTTTGGGGAAATGCAATCAAGCTTTCCATCTTTGGTGAATCACACGGCGGCGGCATCGGCTGTGTGCTCGATGGTTTTCCGGCCGGCGTGCCATACGATGAAGCATTTATTCTCGCCGAAATGGATCGCCGCGCACCGGGCAAAAACCGCCAGTCCACGGCGCGCCGAGAAAAGGATCTTCCCAAGGTTCTTTCCGGTGTGTTTGAGGGCAAAACCTCTGGTGCGCCGATTTCCTGTGTCATTGAAAACACGGACACGCGTTCCAAGGATTACCGCAATCTGATTGAGCAGCCGCGTCCGGGACACGCAGACTATACCGGCCGCGTGCGCTATCAGGGCTGCAACGATTACCGCGGCGGCGGGCACTTTTCCGGCCGCCTGACTGCGCCGCTGGTGTTTGCCGGCGCCATGTGCAAGCTGTTTTTGCGTTCCAAGGGCATCGAAGTCGGCTCGCATATTTCTGCCATCGGTCAGATCATGGACACCCCGTTCGATGACGTCCATGTACCAACCGAACTGCTGGCAAAACTGCGCACGCAGGCATATCCGGTTATCAATCCGCGCGCAGAGGAAGCCATGCTCGTACAGATCGACCAAGCGCGTGAAGCACAGGATTCTGTCGGCGGCATCATCGAATGCGCTGTCACCGGCATGCCGGTCGGCATTGGTTCTCCAATGCTGTCTCCGGTAGAGGGCCGTCTGTCCTCGATTCTGTTTTCTGTTCCGGCTGTCAAAGGCGTAGAATTCGGCGCAGGTTTCTCCATCGCAGCAATGCGCGGCTCTGAGGCAAACGACTGCATGTATTTGGACGGTGACACCGTCAAGACCGAGACCAACAACAACGGCGGCATTCTGGGCGGCATCACCAACGGCATGCCGATTATCGTCCGCGCAGCCATCAAGCCGACGCCGTCCATTTCCCGTGAACAGCGCACATTACACCTCATAGATCAGCAGGTCGAACCGCTGGTCATCAAGGGACGCCACGATCCGTGTATCGTCACGCGCGCTGCACCGGTTATCGAAGCTGCCGTGGCTGTCGCTGTGACGGATTTGTATTTGGAGGCTTACGGATATGCGAGATCTTAA
- the aroB gene encoding 3-dehydroquinate synthase: MYHLSLHGSNTDSDIYIGSGIFSQTAKHIAEKFQPTRIHIVTDSNVAPLYLEQLRAEFPIGVTTTVIPAGEEYKTLDTVAGIYADLSEAELTRSDLVIALGGGVVGDITGFTAATYLRGIHVCQIPTTLLAQVDSSVGGKTGVDLPQGKNLVGAFYQPELVIIDTDILTSLPEHIFNDGMAEVIKYGCIANPDILNMIAQPDFKSNMQHIVYECVRIKRDVVQQDEHDTGLRMILNFGHTIGHGAEKVGHFTELTHGQAVAIGMVQAAKLGAKLGETDYTQQITEICQAHELPTQLPYPIEEVYAAMLHDKKRAGDSINMILIHPMGKANIHKIPLEQLHTLLTAE; encoded by the coding sequence ATGTATCATCTTTCCCTTCATGGCTCCAACACCGATTCGGATATTTACATCGGTTCCGGCATTTTCTCACAGACTGCCAAGCACATCGCAGAAAAATTCCAGCCAACCCGCATTCACATCGTCACGGATTCCAACGTCGCACCGCTGTATCTCGAACAGCTGCGCGCAGAGTTCCCAATCGGAGTTACCACTACCGTGATTCCGGCCGGTGAGGAATACAAAACCTTAGATACCGTCGCGGGTATCTATGCGGATCTGAGCGAAGCGGAACTGACCCGTTCGGATCTGGTCATCGCACTGGGCGGCGGTGTTGTTGGTGATATCACCGGCTTTACCGCAGCGACCTATCTGCGCGGCATTCATGTGTGCCAGATTCCGACCACCCTGCTTGCACAGGTGGATTCTTCTGTCGGCGGAAAAACCGGCGTCGATCTGCCGCAGGGCAAAAATCTGGTCGGCGCATTTTATCAGCCGGAGCTGGTCATCATCGACACCGATATTCTCACTTCCCTGCCCGAACACATCTTCAACGACGGCATGGCGGAAGTGATCAAATATGGCTGCATTGCCAATCCGGACATTCTGAACATGATTGCTCAGCCGGACTTCAAGAGCAATATGCAGCATATTGTCTACGAATGCGTGCGCATCAAGCGCGATGTTGTCCAGCAGGACGAGCATGACACCGGTCTGCGCATGATTTTGAATTTCGGTCATACCATCGGCCACGGCGCAGAGAAAGTCGGACATTTTACCGAACTGACGCACGGTCAGGCCGTTGCCATCGGCATGGTGCAGGCGGCAAAGCTCGGAGCCAAGTTGGGAGAGACGGATTATACCCAGCAAATCACGGAAATCTGTCAGGCACATGAGCTGCCGACACAGCTGCCGTATCCCATCGAGGAGGTATATGCCGCCATGCTGCACGACAAAAAGCGTGCCGGTGACAGCATCAACATGATTCTTATACATCCTATGGGCAAGGCAAACATTCATAAAATCCCGCTGGAGCAGCTGCATACTCTGCTCACCGCTGAATAA
- the aroF gene encoding 3-deoxy-7-phosphoheptulonate synthase: MIVVLKKGCPKEEVERLTNWIEHFHVSVNPIVGEETTILGLVGDTSAVEKDTLMLNHWVDRVMKVQEPFKLANRQMHPNDTVVKIGGNVEVGGKKIVVMAGPCSVESEPQICEIAEEVQRQGAAILRGGAWKPRSSPYSFQGMKAQGLDLLCIAKEKTGMPIVTEITNPAHIELFEGRVDCYQVGARNMQNFELLKELGKTNTPILLKRGFANTLEEFLMSAEYIMAGGNDQVILCERGIRTYETYTRNTLDISAVPALKRLSHLPVVVDPSHAAGIYWMVEPLAMSAVAAGADGLIIEVHNDPAHALSDGAQSLTYKHFARTMDKVRAVAAAVGREV; encoded by the coding sequence ATGATCGTTGTATTGAAAAAAGGATGCCCGAAGGAAGAAGTAGAACGCCTTACCAACTGGATCGAGCATTTTCACGTATCTGTAAATCCAATCGTCGGTGAAGAAACTACCATTCTGGGTCTGGTCGGCGATACCTCTGCCGTTGAAAAAGACACGCTGATGCTCAACCACTGGGTTGACCGCGTCATGAAGGTACAGGAGCCGTTCAAGCTGGCAAACCGTCAGATGCACCCGAATGACACCGTTGTAAAGATCGGCGGCAATGTGGAAGTCGGCGGCAAAAAAATCGTCGTGATGGCAGGCCCGTGCTCTGTCGAGAGCGAGCCGCAGATTTGCGAAATTGCTGAAGAAGTACAGCGTCAGGGTGCAGCCATTCTGCGTGGCGGCGCATGGAAGCCGCGTTCCTCCCCGTACTCCTTCCAGGGCATGAAGGCACAGGGTCTGGATCTGCTCTGCATCGCAAAGGAAAAGACCGGCATGCCGATCGTCACAGAAATCACCAACCCGGCGCACATCGAGCTGTTCGAAGGCCGCGTAGACTGCTATCAGGTCGGCGCCCGCAACATGCAGAACTTTGAGCTGCTCAAGGAGCTGGGCAAGACCAACACACCGATTCTGCTCAAGCGCGGTTTCGCCAATACACTGGAAGAATTCCTGATGTCCGCCGAGTACATCATGGCAGGCGGCAATGATCAGGTCATCCTGTGCGAGCGCGGCATCCGTACCTACGAAACCTATACCAGAAACACACTGGATATCAGCGCTGTTCCGGCTCTGAAGCGCCTGAGCCATCTGCCGGTCGTTGTTGACCCGTCTCATGCTGCTGGCATCTACTGGATGGTAGAACCTCTGGCAATGTCCGCTGTCGCTGCCGGTGCAGACGGTCTGATTATCGAGGTGCACAATGATCCGGCGCATGCGCTGTCCGACGGCGCACAGTCTCTGACCTACAAGCACTTCGCACGCACGATGGATAAGGTGCGCGCTGTCGCAGCTGCTGTCGGCCGCGAAGTCTAA
- a CDS encoding 2-isopropylmalate synthase, with amino-acid sequence MSRQIRIFDTTLRDGEQSPGCSMNLSEKIEVARQLETLGVDIMEAGFAIASPGDAAAIATIAHTIKNSTVCSLARCVEKDIDAAWGAVKEAVDPRIHVFLATSPIHMQYKLKMSPEEVLESVRYHVSYTKKFLNNIEFSAEDATRSDWDFLCRVVDTAIKAGANTINIPDTTGYLTPGEYYDLIKYLREHVDGVENVILSCHNHNDLGMGVANSLAGIQAGIGQVECTINGIGERAGNASLEEIVMALKTRKDYFDCDTRIDTKQIYRSSRMIQTITGVPVAPTKPIIGANAFAHESGIHQHGVLNNKSTYEIMTPESVGIPKNAIVLGKHSGRHAFEARLKDLGYTLTTEKLDKAFEKFKVLADRKKVIKDRDLEALIGVVPVSGPVRYTLQQYVINSGNTISTTAVIKMSKGDESFERAALSDGPINASFAAIDKITGLKVQLEDYQLRALTDGQDAQSEAVVKMIIGENSQDVITGRGVSVDIVEASIKAYINGVNKYLNN; translated from the coding sequence ATGTCAAGACAGATTCGCATTTTTGATACGACACTGAGAGATGGCGAGCAGTCTCCCGGCTGCAGCATGAACCTGAGCGAGAAAATTGAGGTAGCTCGTCAGCTGGAAACTTTGGGCGTTGATATTATGGAGGCAGGCTTTGCCATTGCATCCCCGGGTGATGCCGCTGCAATTGCAACCATTGCACATACCATCAAGAATTCTACCGTATGCTCTCTGGCGCGCTGTGTTGAGAAGGACATTGACGCCGCTTGGGGCGCAGTCAAGGAAGCTGTTGATCCGCGCATTCACGTATTTCTGGCAACTTCTCCGATTCACATGCAGTACAAGCTGAAGATGAGCCCGGAGGAGGTTCTCGAGAGCGTTCGTTACCATGTGTCGTACACCAAGAAGTTCTTGAACAACATCGAGTTCTCCGCTGAGGACGCAACCCGTTCGGATTGGGATTTCCTGTGCCGCGTTGTCGACACGGCAATCAAGGCCGGCGCCAATACCATCAACATTCCGGATACCACCGGTTATCTGACGCCGGGCGAGTACTACGATCTGATTAAGTACCTGCGCGAGCATGTAGATGGTGTGGAAAACGTCATTCTGTCCTGCCATAACCACAATGATCTGGGTATGGGCGTTGCAAACTCTCTGGCCGGCATTCAGGCAGGCATCGGTCAGGTAGAGTGTACCATCAATGGCATCGGCGAGCGCGCCGGCAATGCTTCTCTGGAAGAAATTGTCATGGCACTCAAGACCCGCAAGGACTACTTTGACTGCGATACCCGCATTGACACCAAGCAGATTTATCGTTCCAGCCGCATGATTCAGACCATTACCGGCGTTCCGGTTGCTCCGACCAAGCCGATTATCGGCGCAAATGCATTTGCACACGAGTCCGGCATCCATCAGCACGGTGTACTCAACAACAAGTCCACCTACGAGATTATGACGCCGGAGTCGGTTGGTATCCCGAAGAACGCGATTGTTCTGGGCAAGCATTCCGGCCGCCACGCATTCGAAGCTCGTCTGAAGGATCTGGGCTACACCCTGACGACAGAAAAGCTGGATAAGGCATTTGAGAAGTTTAAGGTACTGGCTGACCGCAAGAAGGTCATCAAGGATCGTGACTTGGAAGCACTGATCGGCGTTGTTCCGGTATCCGGTCCGGTTCGCTACACGCTCCAGCAGTACGTTATTAACAGCGGCAATACCATCAGCACCACAGCTGTTATTAAGATGTCCAAGGGCGATGAGAGCTTTGAGCGCGCTGCGCTGAGCGATGGCCCGATCAATGCATCGTTTGCAGCAATCGACAAGATTACCGGTCTGAAGGTTCAGCTGGAGGACTACCAGCTTCGTGCACTGACCGATGGTCAGGACGCACAGAGTGAGGCTGTCGTAAAGATGATTATCGGCGAGAACAGTCAGGACGTCATCACCGGCCGCGGCGTTTCCGTCGACATTGTAGAGGCTTCGATCAAGGCTTACATCAACGGCGTAAACAAGTACCTGAACAACTAA
- the leuC gene encoding 3-isopropylmalate dehydratase large subunit has translation MAMTMTQKILASHAGLESVTAGQLIEANLDLTLANDITGPVAIREMEKAGFEHVFDKNKIALVMDHFAPNKDIKSAEQCLTCRNFSGKHEIVNFFDVGQMGIEHALLPEKGLVGPGELIIGADSHTCTYGALGAFSTGVGSTDLAAGMATGKAWFRVPSAIKFNLTGSLPKYVSGKDVILHIIGKIGVDGALYRSMEFAGDGVASLTMDDRFTICNMAIEAGAKNGIFPVDDKTRAYIKGRVNREVTEFAADPDAQYDEEYTINLSELRPTVACPHLPENTKTVDELGKIEIQQSVIGSCTNGRIQDMRDAAAILKGRKVKSNVRTIVIPATQEIYLQCIEEGLAKIFVEAGAIVSTPTCGPCLGGHMGILAHDEKAISTTNRNFVGRMGHVSSEIYLANPAVAAASAVTGYITDPAELD, from the coding sequence ATGGCAATGACAATGACACAGAAGATCCTTGCAAGCCACGCAGGACTGGAAAGCGTAACCGCAGGCCAGCTCATCGAGGCAAATTTGGATCTGACCCTGGCAAATGATATTACCGGTCCGGTTGCAATCCGCGAAATGGAGAAGGCTGGATTTGAGCATGTATTCGACAAGAATAAGATTGCGCTGGTTATGGACCATTTTGCACCGAATAAGGACATCAAGTCCGCAGAGCAGTGTCTGACCTGCCGCAATTTCTCCGGCAAGCACGAAATTGTGAATTTCTTCGACGTTGGACAGATGGGCATTGAGCACGCGCTGCTGCCGGAAAAGGGTCTGGTAGGCCCGGGTGAGCTGATTATTGGTGCGGACTCGCATACCTGTACCTATGGTGCGCTGGGCGCATTCTCCACCGGCGTAGGCTCCACCGACCTCGCAGCAGGCATGGCAACCGGCAAGGCATGGTTCCGTGTTCCGTCCGCCATTAAATTTAATCTGACCGGCTCTCTGCCGAAATATGTTTCCGGCAAAGACGTCATTCTGCATATTATTGGCAAAATCGGCGTAGACGGCGCACTGTATCGCTCGATGGAATTTGCTGGCGACGGCGTTGCCTCCCTGACCATGGATGACCGCTTTACTATTTGCAACATGGCAATTGAAGCCGGCGCAAAGAACGGCATTTTCCCGGTAGACGATAAGACGCGTGCATACATCAAGGGCCGTGTAAACCGTGAGGTGACCGAGTTCGCAGCAGATCCGGATGCACAGTACGATGAGGAGTACACCATCAATCTGTCCGAGCTGCGCCCGACCGTTGCTTGTCCGCATCTGCCGGAAAACACCAAAACCGTAGACGAGCTGGGTAAGATTGAGATTCAGCAGTCCGTCATTGGTTCCTGCACCAATGGCCGCATTCAGGATATGCGCGATGCCGCAGCCATTTTGAAGGGCAGAAAGGTAAAGAGCAACGTTCGCACCATTGTTATTCCGGCAACACAGGAAATCTACCTGCAGTGCATCGAAGAAGGCTTGGCAAAGATTTTCGTGGAAGCGGGCGCCATTGTTTCCACGCCGACCTGCGGTCCGTGTCTGGGCGGTCATATGGGTATTTTGGCACATGACGAGAAGGCAATCTCTACGACGAACCGTAACTTTGTCGGTCGTATGGGACATGTTTCTTCCGAAATCTATCTCGCCAATCCGGCTGTTGCAGCAGCTTCTGCTGTCACCGGCTATATCACCGATCCGGCAGAGCTGGACTAA
- the leuD gene encoding 3-isopropylmalate dehydratase small subunit, whose translation MKARGSVFKYGDNVDTDVIIPARYLNIADPVELATHCMEDIDTEFVKNVKKGDIMVATKNFGCGSSREHAPQVIRDNGISCVIASSFARIFYRSSINIGLPIMESEEAANAISAGDEVEVDFDTGVITDITTGQTFQAAAFPPFLQNIISAGGLLKSLKEREDNK comes from the coding sequence ATGAAAGCAAGAGGTTCTGTTTTTAAATATGGCGATAACGTCGATACCGACGTTATCATTCCGGCGCGCTATCTTAACATTGCAGATCCGGTAGAACTGGCTACCCACTGCATGGAAGACATTGATACCGAATTCGTAAAGAACGTAAAGAAGGGCGATATTATGGTAGCAACCAAGAACTTTGGCTGCGGCTCTTCCCGTGAACATGCCCCGCAGGTTATCCGCGACAATGGCATTTCCTGCGTCATCGCATCTTCTTTTGCTCGCATTTTCTATCGTTCTTCTATCAACATCGGCCTGCCGATTATGGAGAGCGAAGAAGCTGCCAATGCAATCAGTGCAGGAGACGAGGTCGAGGTTGATTTTGATACCGGCGTTATCACCGATATCACAACCGGTCAGACGTTCCAGGCAGCAGCATTCCCGCCGTTCCTGCAGAACATCATTTCCGCAGGCGGTCTGCTCAAGAGCCTGAAAGAAAGAGAGGACAACAAGTAA
- the leuB gene encoding 3-isopropylmalate dehydrogenase has product MQYNIAVIKGDGIGPEIVTEAMKAMEVVGEKFGHTFNFTECYAGGNAIDKYGIPLPQETLDVCKASDSVLLGAVGGPKWDSVPSDKRPERALLGLRSNLELFVNLRPAQMHAALADACPIKPEIIGDGFDILVCRELTGDVYFGKRGRRESELGETGWDDMNYSVTEVERIGRRAFDMAMKRNKKLTSVDKANVLETSRVWRETMHKLREEYPEVEYQDMYVDNAAMQLVRNPGQFDVITTGNLFGDILSDEASMITGSIGMLPSASIGKTKLGMYEPIHGSAPDIAGKGIANPIATILSCAMMLRYSFGLGEEADCIEAAVEKALNDGHRTADIAKEGEKVLSTSEMGAIICENIKG; this is encoded by the coding sequence ATGCAGTACAATATTGCGGTTATTAAGGGCGATGGTATCGGTCCGGAAATCGTTACAGAAGCAATGAAGGCAATGGAAGTTGTCGGTGAAAAGTTTGGCCACACTTTCAACTTTACCGAGTGCTATGCGGGCGGCAACGCCATTGACAAGTATGGCATTCCGCTGCCGCAGGAAACGCTGGATGTATGCAAGGCATCGGATTCCGTTCTGCTGGGTGCTGTTGGCGGCCCGAAGTGGGACAGCGTTCCGTCTGATAAGCGTCCGGAGCGCGCGCTGCTGGGTCTGCGTTCCAATCTGGAGCTGTTTGTCAATCTGCGTCCGGCACAGATGCATGCCGCTCTGGCAGATGCTTGTCCGATTAAGCCGGAAATTATCGGTGACGGCTTTGATATTCTGGTTTGCCGCGAGCTGACCGGTGATGTTTACTTTGGTAAGCGCGGCCGCCGCGAGAGCGAGCTGGGCGAGACCGGCTGGGACGATATGAACTACTCCGTAACCGAGGTAGAACGCATTGGCCGCCGTGCATTTGACATGGCAATGAAGCGCAACAAGAAGCTGACCTCCGTGGACAAGGCAAACGTACTGGAGACCTCCCGTGTATGGCGTGAGACCATGCACAAGCTGCGTGAGGAATATCCGGAAGTAGAATATCAGGATATGTATGTGGACAATGCTGCGATGCAGCTGGTTCGCAATCCGGGTCAGTTTGACGTCATCACGACTGGCAACTTGTTCGGTGATATTTTGTCCGACGAAGCAAGCATGATTACCGGTTCTATCGGTATGCTGCCGTCCGCTTCTATCGGCAAGACCAAGCTGGGTATGTATGAGCCGATTCACGGTTCTGCTCCGGATATCGCAGGCAAGGGCATTGCAAACCCAATTGCAACCATTCTGTCCTGCGCAATGATGCTGCGCTATTCGTTCGGTCTGGGCGAAGAGGCTGATTGCATCGAAGCAGCAGTGGAGAAGGCGTTGAATGACGGTCATCGCACCGCAGACATCGCAAAGGAAGGCGAAAAGGTTCTGTCTACCTCTGAGATGGGCGCAATTATCTGTGAAAACATCAAGGGATAA
- a CDS encoding (deoxy)nucleoside triphosphate pyrophosphohydrolase, translating to MKTTEVVAALIWQDKRFLICQRPKNKARGLLWEFVGGKVEAGETKQQALIRECQEELAVTLSVGDVFTEVTHFYPDLTVHLTLFDAAIASGTPQMLEHHDMRWITPAEINAFEFCPADIEILQKIKNGV from the coding sequence CTGAAAACAACAGAAGTTGTCGCGGCACTCATCTGGCAAGACAAGCGATTCTTGATTTGTCAGCGTCCAAAAAACAAGGCGCGCGGATTGCTGTGGGAATTTGTCGGCGGCAAAGTAGAAGCCGGCGAGACCAAGCAGCAGGCATTGATTCGGGAATGTCAGGAAGAACTTGCCGTCACACTTTCCGTCGGCGATGTTTTCACAGAAGTCACGCATTTCTATCCGGATTTGACAGTGCATCTGACGTTATTTGACGCGGCAATCGCATCCGGCACACCTCAAATGCTCGAGCATCACGATATGCGTTGGATTACACCGGCTGAAATCAATGCATTTGAATTTTGTCCGGCAGATATTGAAATTTTACAAAAAATCAAAAACGGAGTCTAG